Proteins co-encoded in one Caloenas nicobarica isolate bCalNic1 chromosome 19, bCalNic1.hap1, whole genome shotgun sequence genomic window:
- the LOC135996684 gene encoding ficolin-1-like, which translates to MGRAAPTLLVLLSLTATVCDAQNICPDVKIVGLGDADRLTVLQGCPGIPGASGPKGEAGLPGTKGEMGAQGLPGKAGPPGIKGAAGEPGFPGLKGTKGEPGFPETWEARNCQELSGKGKILSGWYTIYPQGCNATTVFCDMDTDGGGWIVFQRRWDGSVNFLRDWDSYKRGFGNQLTEFWLGNDNIHFLTSLGPCELRIDLRDFENNYYFAKYASFRVLGESEKYKLILGDFLGGNAGDSLSYHKDMPFSTTDQDNDMSSFNCATEYKGAWWYNDCHYSNLNGMYWLGVHGSYADGMNWKTGKEYHYSYKRTEMKFRPVEHGKRVSD; encoded by the exons ATGGGAAGAGCAGCCCCAACCCTCCTGGTCCTGCTCAGCCTGACAGCAACTGTTTGTGATGCCCAGAACATCTGCCCAG ATGTGAAAATAGTGGGGCTGGGTGATGCTGACCGGCTCACCGTCCTCCAAGGATGCCCAGGGATCCCAGGCGCCTCTGGTCCAAAAGGAGAAGCAGGTCTCCCAGGGACGAAAG GAGAAATGGGAGCCCAGGGACTCCCTGGAAAAGCAGGACCACCTGGTATAAAAG gagcagctggagagccTGGCTTCCCAGGACTAAAAG GAACGAAAGGAGAGCCTGGATTTCCAGAAACATGGG AAGCCAGGAACTGCCAAGAGCTATCGGGTAAAGGGAAGATCCTGAGTGGCTGGTACACCATCTACCCCCAAGGCTGTAATGCCACTACTGTCTTCTGTGACATGGACACGGATGGTGGAGGATGGATT gttttCCAGAGGCGCTGGGACGGGTCAGTGAACTTCTTGCGAGACTGGGATTCGTACAAACGAGGCTTCGGCAACCAGCTGACAGAGTTCTGGCTGGGGAACGACAACATCCACTTCCTCACCTCGCTGG GACCCTGTGAACTCCGCATTGACCTGAGAGACTTCGAAAACAACTACTATTTTGCCAAGTACGCTTCATTCAGAGTTTTAGGAGAGTCTGAGAAATACAAACTCATTCTAGGAGACTTCCTTGGTGGAAATGCCG GAGACTCCTTATCATACCACAAGGACATGCCATTTTCAACAACAGACCAGGACAATGACATGAGCTCCTTTAACTGTGCCACAGAGTACAAGGGAGCGTGGTGGTACAACGACTGCCATTACTCCAACCTGAACGGGATGTACTGGCTGGGTGTTCACGGGAGCTATGCTGATGGCATGAACTGGAAGACCGGCAAAGAATACCATTACTCCTATAAGCGAACAGAGATGAAATTCAGGCCAGTGGAACATGGCAAGAGGGTGTCGGACTAG